The sequence below is a genomic window from Burkholderia contaminans.
CGCTTGCGGCCGTCTACCTGCTGCTGAACGCAGTCGCGGTGATCGCCCCCGGCTGGCTCACTCGCTACGACCCGCTGGCCGCCGATCCACTGGCCGCGCAGCTCGGCAGCAGTGCCGAACACTGGCTCGGCACCGACCAGCTCGGCCGCGACATCTTCTCGCGGGTCGTCTACGGCGCCCGCTACTCGCTGTCGATCAGCGCGGCGTCGATCGCGGTCGCGACGCTGTTCGGCACCGCGCTCGGGCTGTTCGCGGGGCTCGCGCGCGGCTGGCTCGACGAACTGATCTCGCGCTTTCTCGATGTGGTGTCGGCGTTCCCCGACCTGCTGCTCGCGCTGATGCTGATCTCGTTTACCGGCCCGGGCGCCACGAACCTCGTATTCGCGCTCGGTGTCGCGTCGGTGCCGCGTTTCGCGCGCGTGGTGCGCGCGCAGACCTTCGTCGTCGCCGGCTCCGGCTACGTCGAGCAGGCGCGCACGCTCGGCCTCGCGCCGGCGGTGCTGGTGTGGCGCCACGTGCTGCCGCACGCGATCGCGCAGGTGCCGGTGCTCGCGACCGTCGGGCTCGGCACCGCGATCATCGGCGCGTCGGGTCTGAGCTTCCTCGGCATGGGGCCGCAGCCGCCCGCCGCCGAGTGGGGGCTGATGCTCGCCGAGGGCCGCAACTACCTGTACAACGCGTGGTGGATCGCGGTCTGGCCCGGCCTCGCGATCACCGCGGCCGTCGTCGCCGTGAACGCGCTCGGCGGCTACTGGCAGGCTCGCTTCGAACGCCGGGAGACGACATGACGACCCACGCACCGGCACCGCACGCCACGCCGCTCGTCCACGTCGAACGCCTGACGATCGGGTTTCGCGGCCCGCGCGGCACGCGCCCCGTCGTCGGGCCGCTCGACCTCGTCGTCCATGCCGGCGAATGCGTCGCGCTCGTCGGCGAGTCGGGTTCCGGCAAGTCGGTCACCGCACGCAGCCTCGTCGGGCTGAACGGCCCGCACGCCGTGGTGGACGCCGAACGCCTCGAGATCGCCGGCGCCGATGCGCGGCGCCATCGCGAACGCGACTGGCGCGCCATTCGCGGCCGCCGGATCGGCTACGTGCTGCAGGACGCGCTCGTGTCGCTCGATCCGCTGTGGCGCGTGCGCGATCTCGTCGCCGAGGCGCTGCACGATACGCGGCGGCGCGACGTGCACGCGCGCAGCGCCGACCTGCTGCGCTCGGTCGGCATCGACGAGCCCGAACGGCGCTTGCCGCAGTATCCGCACCAGCTGTCCGGCGGCTTGCGGCAGCGCGTGCTGATCGGCACCGCGCTCGCCGGCGGCGCATCGCTGCTGATCGCCGACGAGCCGACCACGGCGCTCGACATGACCGTGCAGCGGCAGATCCTGTCGCTGCTGCGCGCGCGCCGCGAGGCCGGCGATGCGCTGCTGCTGATCAGCCACGATCTCGCGGTCGTCGCCGAACTCGCCGATCGCGTGCTCGTGATGCGGGCCGGCCAGGTCGTCGAGCAGGGGCCGGCGCGCGACGTGCTGACCGCGCCCGCGCATCCGTATACGCGCCAGTTGCTCGCCGCGATTCCGACGCCCGCATCGCGCGGGTTCCGGCTCGCGATGGATCCGCAGGCCGACGCCGCAGCCGCAGCCGCAGGCCCGGCCGCGCGCATCCCGCTGCCGCCCAAGCGAATCGAGGCCCGCGAGAAAGTGCTCGCCGTCGACGCGGTGACGAAGCGCTACGGCAGCCACGACGCGCCTGTCGCGGTGGACGGCGTGTCGTTCGCGCTGGCGCGCGGCGAGACGCTCGGCATCGTCGGCGAATCCGGTTCCGGAAAATCGACGATCGCGCGGATCGTGCTCGGCCTGACCGAGCCGGACAGCGGTACCGTCGCGCTCGACGGCGAACCGTGGAGCGGCGTGCCCGAAGCCGCACGGCGCGCCCGCCGCGCGCGGCTGCAACTGATCGCGCAGGACCCGTACAGTTCGTTCGATCCGCGCTATTCGGTTGGCCAGATCATCGGCGAGAGTCTCGATGCGATCGGCGTGCGCGGCGATGCGCGCCGCCGCCGCGTGCTGCAGCTGCTCGACGAAGTGCGGCTCGGCGCCGGCTGCATCGACCGCTATCCACGCGAATTGTCGGGCGGCCAGCGGCAGCGCGTCGCGATCGCGCGCGCATTCGCGCCGAACCCGGCGCTGCTCGTCGCGGACGAACCCGTCAGCGCGCTCGACGTGTCGATCCAGGCGCAGGTGCTCGACCTGCTCGCCGACCTGCAGGCCGAGCACGGCACCGCGATGCTGTTCATTTCGCACGATCTCGGCGTCGTGCATCACGTCGCCGACCGGATTCTCGTGATGCGGCGCGGCCGCGTGGTCGAAAGCGGCCCGGTCGGCACGGTGTTCGCCGCGCCGTCGCATCCGTACACCGCGTCGCTGCTCGACGCGCTGCCCACGCTGCCCACGCTGCCCTCGCTGCCCTCGCTGCCCGCTGCGCGCCCGTCACCCGCGCGCGCCGCGGTCGCATGACATCCGCCCCTCTTTCGTTCCTTCCCGTCATGAGCCAACCGACTTCCGCTTCATCCCGCCCGATCCATCTCGGCGCCATCATCCAGGGCGCATCCGGCAACATGTCCGCGTGGCGGCATCCGGATGCGGTCGCCGACGCGAGCATCAACGTGACCTTCGTGCGCGAGCTCGCGCGGCAGGCCGAAGCCGCGAAGTTCGACCTGCTGTTCGTCGCCGACGGCCTGCACATCAACGCGAAATCGATCCCGCACTTCCTGAACCGCTTCGAGCCGCTCACGCTGCTGTCGGCACTCGCGCTCGTCACCGAGCGGATCGGGCTGGTCGGCACGCTGTCGACGTCGTACAGCGATCCGTTCACCGTCGCGCGGCAGTTCTCGAGCCTCGACCACCTGAGCGACGGCCGCGCCGGCTGGAACGTCGTCACGTCGCCGCTCGAAGGCTCGGCGAAGAATTTCTCGCGCGACAAACATCCGGAGCACGCGCTGCGCTACCGGATCGCATCGGAATTCCTCACCGTGACGAAGGGGCTGTGGGACTCGTGGGAAGACGACGCGTTCGTGCGCGACAAGGCGAGCGGCGTGTTCTTCGATCCGGACAAGCTGCACACGCTGAATCACGCCGGCGAATTCTTCTCGGTCGCCGGGCCGCTGAACATCGGCCGCTCGCGACAGGGGCGCCCGATCCTGTTCCAGGCCGGCGCGTCGGACGACGGCAAGGGGGTCGCGGTCGAGCATGCCGATGCGATCTACACGCGCCAGGAGACGATCCCGCTCGCGCAGGCGTTCTATGCGGACGTGCAGAAGCGGCTCGCGGCGCGCGGTCGCGCACCCGACAGCCTGAAGGTGTTCCAGGGCACGAGCGTGATCGTCGCGGCATCGGCCGCCGACGCGGAGGCGCAGTATCAGGACACGGCGCGGCTCGTGACGATCGACAACGCGCTCGACTATCTCGGCCGCTACTTCGATCACCACGACTTCACGCAATACGCGCTCGACGCGCCGTTCCCGGATCTCGGCGAGCTCGGCGGCAACCAGTTCCGCAGCACCACCGACACGATCAAGCGCGACGCGGCCGAGCGCGGCCTGACGCTGCGCGAGGTCGCGCTCGAGGCAGCCACGCCGCGCCCCGCGTTCGCCGGCACGCCCGAGCAGGTTGCGGACGGGTTGCAGGCGTGGGTCGATGCGCGCGCCACCGACGGCTTCATCGTGCGCGGCGGCACGCCGACGGCGTTCACCGAGTTCGCGACGAAGGTCGTGCCGATCCTGCAGGAACGTGGCGTCTACCGGCGCGATTACGAAGGCGCGACGCTACGCGAGCATCTCGGGCTCGCGTACCCGGTCAATCGCCACGCGCAAGCGGCCTGAATGCCGGCCGCACGGGGCGGGCGCATCGGGCAGCCGCCTGCCCGACCCGCCCCGGCGATCGGCTTCGGGCAACGACGTCGAATGGCAGCAGCAGCCCCCTGCCTACACCCTCCCCGCCAGATGAAACCGTGACGCCGGATGCCACAGCTGCACCGACGTCGCGACCTGCCCGCCGACCCACGTGCGCCGCCGCAGCAGCAGGCACGGTTCGCCGATTTCCATCACGAGGTGCCGGCGCACCTGCGCATCGGGCTTCTGCGCGTAGATGCGGAATTCCGCACGCTGGATCGGCGCGAGCCGCACCATGTAGTGGTTCGGCGTCTCGACCGTGAAATCCTGCTCGAGATACGCGGGAAACAGCGCCGGATTGACGTAGCGATCCTCGAACTGGATCGGCTCGCCCTCCTCGCAATGCACGATGCGCGAATGAAACACCGGCCCCGTGCGCAGCCCGAGCGCTTCGATCGCTTCGGGATCGTCGCTGCTTTCGAGCGTCATCACGCGCGCACTGTGCCGATGGCCGCGCTCGGCGATCTCGTCCGCGATGTTGCGGATCTCGAGCACCGTCGATTCGTAATGACGGCGCTCGACAAAGGTGCCTGCGCCCTGGATGCGGGTCAGCACGCGCTCGGCAGTCAGCTCGCGCAGCGCGCGCGACACGGTCATCCGCGCCACGCCGAACTCCTTGACCAGTTCGGCCTCGGTCGGAATCGCGCCGCCGGGCTTCCAGTCGCCGTTGGCGATCCGCTCGACCACGTAGCGCTTGATCTGCTGGTAGGCCGGCAGCGCGCGCGCCGGCACGTCGTCGCCCGGTACGGCCTCCGGCCGGGCCGCCGTGTATCGTTCCGCTTCGTTCATGCGCCCTCGATCGAATGAAGATGGGATGACCTGCCGGCCGCCGCAGCGCCGCTGCGTCACACCAGCGACGGCGGTACGCCCGCGACGATGGCGGCCGCGCTCGCGATGTCGTCGGCGAGCGGCCGGTCGTCGTGGTACGCCGGCACGCGTTCGCGCACGTAACGCCGCAGCGCGTCGGTCGGCGCCGCCCGCGATGCTTCGTTTTCCTGCAGATCGTACGCCTGCGCGGCGGCCAGCAACTCGATCGCGAGCACACGCGTGGTGTTCTCGATGATGTCGAGTGCCTTCAGCGCAGCCGGCGTCGCGTGGCACAGGTGATCCTCCTGCAGGCCCGACGTGATGCCGCCGTCGAGGCTCGCGGGCGCGGCGAGCCGCTGGTTCTGCGCCACCAGCGCGACCGCCGTGTACTGCGCGATCATGAACCCGGAACACGTGCCGCCCGGCGCCGCGAGAAAGGCCGGCAGCCCGCTCACGAGCGGATTGACGAGCCGGTCGAGCCGCCGCTCGGCAATCGCCGCGACCTGCGCCATCGCGGCCGCGAGGCTGTCCATCGCGAGCGCGATGCCCGCGCCGACCGCATGCGCCTGCGAATGCACGGTCGGCGCGTCGCGCGTGCCCGCGACGATCGGATTGTCGGTCACGGACGCGAGCTCGCGGTCGACGACTTCCGCCGTGACCGCCAGCACGTCGCGCGCCGCGCCGTGCACGTGCGGAATCGTGCGCAGGCTGAGCGGATCCTGCGTATGCCGCCCGTTCGCCGCGGCGAGCATCGCGCTGTCGGCGAGCATCGCGCGCAGGCGCGCGCCGACGTGCCCGATGCCGGGCGAAATGCGCAACGCCAGCGAGGCCGGATCGAACGCGGCGAGCTGGCCGCCGAGATTCTCGAAACTCGTCGCCGCGATCCAGTCGGCCCAGTCGAGCAGCCGCTCCGCGCGGGCGAGCGCGAGCGCGGCGAGCCCCGTCACGCACGGCGTGCCGTTGACCAGGCTCAGCCCCTCCTTCGCACCGAGCGCCAGCGGCTCGCGGCCGATGCGGCGCAGCGCTTCGTCACCGCGCACGCGTTCGCCGCGATGACGCGCGTGGCCGTGCCCGATGCAGACGAGCGCGACGTGCGCCATGTGGGTCAGGTAGCCGACCGACCCGTGCGCCGGCACTTCCGGCAGGCAATCGTGTTCGAGCAGCGCGACCAGCTGGTCGACGATGTCGGCCCGCACGCCGGAATGCCCGTGCGCGTAGTTGTTGATCGCGGCCGCGATGATCGCGCGCGTTTCCGCCGCGCCGAGCGGCGCGCCCACGCCGACCGCGTGGCTCATCAGGATGTTGCGCGACAGCGTACCCTGCTGCGCGGGCGAGACGATCACGTCGCACAGCGCACCGACGCCCGTGTTGACGCCATACGCGCGAATGCCGCGCGCGACGATCGCGTCGACGAGTTCGCGCGCCGCGACGACACGCCCGCGCGACTCGTCGGTCAACGCGAGCGGCGCGCCGGCCGCCACCGCCGCAATCTGCCGCCAGTCGAGCGGCCGGGCCGAACGGAATACCGTCATGGCAGCCTCAGTTCGCGGCGCGGTCATGATGGCTCGACACGAACTGGCGGAAGCGTTCGGAGCACTGGCCGCCGAACAGTTCGCCGGGCGTGCCGTCCGCATCGACCTCGCCCTGATGCAGGAACATCACGCGGTTCGACACGTGCCGCGCGAAGCCCATTTCGTGCGTGACGACCAGCATCGTGCGCCCTTCCTCCGCGAGCGAACGCATCACGCGCAGCACCTCGCCGACCAGCTCGGGGTCGAGCGCCGACGTCGGTTCGTCGAACAGCATCACCTTCGGATGCATCGCGAGCGCCCGCGCGATCGCGACCCGCTGCTGCTGGCCGCCCGACAGATGGGCCGGATAGTAGCCGCGCTTGTCCGCGAGGCCGACGCGCGCGAGCAGCGCCTCGGCCTCCTCGACCGCCTCCGCGCGACTGCGCTTCTGCACGCGCAGCGGCCCTTCGACGAGATTGTCGAGCACGGTCATGTGCGACCACAGGTTGAAGTTCTGGAACACCATCCCGAGCTGCGAGCGGATGCGGTCGACCTGGCGCCGGTCGCCCGGATGCAGCTTGCCGTCGCGCGCGCGCTTCATCTTCAGTTCCTCGCCGGCGAGCGCAACCGAGCCGTCGTCGGGCGTTTCGAGCAGGTTCAGGCAGCGCAGGAAGGTACTCTTGCCCGATCCGCTCGCACCGAGGATCGAGATGACGTCGCCTTCGTGCGCATCGAGCGAAATGCCCTTCAGCACGTGGTGATCGCCGAACGACTTGTGGATGTTCCTGACCGACAGGGCGACGGGAGCAGCGGTGTTCATCGATTTCTCCGGGAAGGAAGGACGCGGTCAGGATGCGACACGTCGCGCATTGCGGGCGTCGGCCGCGGGTGCGCCGGACGGCTTCGGCGCGCGCAGGTGGCCCGACAGCCGCCATTCGAGCGCGCCGAGCAGGCGGACGACGATGAAGTTCAGGCCCAGGTAGATGAGGGCCGCACACACAAACACCTCGGTCGTCCGGTAGGTTTGCTGAATGATCTGCTGCGCGACGCCCGTCACCTCCCACACGGTCACGAGGCTGGCGAGCGCGGTGGACTTCACCAGCAGCACGGCTTCGGTCGAATACGCGGGCAGGCACTGGCGCAGCGCGATCGGGCCGATCACGCGGCGCAGCAGCGCGAAGCCCGACAGGCCGATCGAATAGCCGGCCTCGATCTGCCCGACCGGCACGGCCATCAGCCCGCCGCGCAGGATCTCGGCCGTGTAGCCGGCCGTACAGAGCGCGAGCGACAGCACCGCGCACACGTACGGCTCGCGCAGCAGCGGCCACATGAAGCTCTCGCGGATCACGCCGAACTGGCCGAGCCCGTAGTACACGAGAAACATCTGGATCAGCAGCGGCGAGCCGCGAAACACGAGGATGTAGGCACGCGCGAAGCGGTTCGGCAGCCAGCGCGGCGACACGCGCATCGTGACGATCACGAGCGACAGCAGGCCGCCGAGCACGAGCGACGCGAAGAACAGCCCGAGCGTGGTCGGTACCGCCGCGAGCAGCTGGCGCAGCGTGTCGAACAGGAAGTCGAAATCGAGTGACATGTGCGCTCCGTCAGTTGCGTGCGAAGTTGCGGCGGAACGACCGGCCGACGATTGCTTCGGCCCGGTTGAACACGCGGTTCGACAGCCCCGTCATGACCAGGTAGAGCGCGCCGCCCGCGACGAAGAACACGAAATACTGGTGGGTCGAATTCGCCGCGATCTGGCTCGTGCGCAGCAGCTCGGCAAGCCCGGTGACCGAGATCAGCGCCGAATCCTTCAGGCTCAGCTGCCACACGTTGCCGATGCCCGGCAACGCGAAGCGCAGCACCTGCGGAATCAGGATGCGGCGCAGGACCATGCTGCGCGGCATGCCGATCGAGCGCGCCGCTTCGAGCTCGCCCTTCGACACCGCGAGCACGGCCGCGCGATACACCTCGGCCTGGTACGCGCCGGAAATCATCCCCACCGCGAGCGCGCCGATCACGAACGGCGGCACGCCGATGAAGCCTTCCGCGCCAAACCACTGGCCCACGGCCGTGACGAGCGTCGAGCCGCCGAAATAGAACAGGTAGATGACGAGCAGTTCGGGCACGCCGCGAAACACCGTCGTATACAGGTCGCCGAGCAGGCGGGCGCTGCGATAGCGCGACAGCTTCGCGGCCGCGATGCCCGCGCCGATCACGGCGCCGACCGCGAGCGCGGCAAGCGTCAGCGCAACCGTCATCAGCGCGGCGAGCAGCAGCACGCCGCCCCAGCCTTCGGTTCCGAAGCCCAGCATTTCAAGGATCGCCATGCGTGCCTCCCGGCAAGCGTTGATAGGATCGGCGGGATGCGCGCCGCCGCGCGCGGCTCATGCCGCTTGCGCGGCGGCGGCCGGACGTGCGCTTACGGCGTGACGTCGGTCTTGAACCACTTGTCGGCGAGCTTCTTCACGGTGCCGTCCGCGAGCGCGGCGCCGATCGCCGTATCGAACTTCGTCTTCAGGTCGGCATCCTGCTTGCGGAACGCGAGCCCTTCACCCGGCCCCCAGATCGGGCCGCCGAGCTTCGGGCCCGCGAGCACGATCGATGCGGTGTCCTTCTTCGTGTTGTTCGCCGCGTAGTACGTGACATCGTCGAACGACGCGTCGATGCGGCCGGCGACGAGGTCGAGATCGCGCTCGGGCGAGGTCTTGTACACGCGGATCGACGCGATGTC
It includes:
- a CDS encoding ABC transporter permease, translated to MSTPLDLPWRPRAPLGAAGWLRRHPGLALAAVYLLLNAVAVIAPGWLTRYDPLAADPLAAQLGSSAEHWLGTDQLGRDIFSRVVYGARYSLSISAASIAVATLFGTALGLFAGLARGWLDELISRFLDVVSAFPDLLLALMLISFTGPGATNLVFALGVASVPRFARVVRAQTFVVAGSGYVEQARTLGLAPAVLVWRHVLPHAIAQVPVLATVGLGTAIIGASGLSFLGMGPQPPAAEWGLMLAEGRNYLYNAWWIAVWPGLAITAAVVAVNALGGYWQARFERRETT
- a CDS encoding dipeptide ABC transporter ATP-binding protein — protein: MTTHAPAPHATPLVHVERLTIGFRGPRGTRPVVGPLDLVVHAGECVALVGESGSGKSVTARSLVGLNGPHAVVDAERLEIAGADARRHRERDWRAIRGRRIGYVLQDALVSLDPLWRVRDLVAEALHDTRRRDVHARSADLLRSVGIDEPERRLPQYPHQLSGGLRQRVLIGTALAGGASLLIADEPTTALDMTVQRQILSLLRARREAGDALLLISHDLAVVAELADRVLVMRAGQVVEQGPARDVLTAPAHPYTRQLLAAIPTPASRGFRLAMDPQADAAAAAAGPAARIPLPPKRIEAREKVLAVDAVTKRYGSHDAPVAVDGVSFALARGETLGIVGESGSGKSTIARIVLGLTEPDSGTVALDGEPWSGVPEAARRARRARLQLIAQDPYSSFDPRYSVGQIIGESLDAIGVRGDARRRRVLQLLDEVRLGAGCIDRYPRELSGGQRQRVAIARAFAPNPALLVADEPVSALDVSIQAQVLDLLADLQAEHGTAMLFISHDLGVVHHVADRILVMRRGRVVESGPVGTVFAAPSHPYTASLLDALPTLPTLPSLPSLPAARPSPARAAVA
- a CDS encoding LLM class flavin-dependent oxidoreductase, encoding MSQPTSASSRPIHLGAIIQGASGNMSAWRHPDAVADASINVTFVRELARQAEAAKFDLLFVADGLHINAKSIPHFLNRFEPLTLLSALALVTERIGLVGTLSTSYSDPFTVARQFSSLDHLSDGRAGWNVVTSPLEGSAKNFSRDKHPEHALRYRIASEFLTVTKGLWDSWEDDAFVRDKASGVFFDPDKLHTLNHAGEFFSVAGPLNIGRSRQGRPILFQAGASDDGKGVAVEHADAIYTRQETIPLAQAFYADVQKRLAARGRAPDSLKVFQGTSVIVAASAADAEAQYQDTARLVTIDNALDYLGRYFDHHDFTQYALDAPFPDLGELGGNQFRSTTDTIKRDAAERGLTLREVALEAATPRPAFAGTPEQVADGLQAWVDARATDGFIVRGGTPTAFTEFATKVVPILQERGVYRRDYEGATLREHLGLAYPVNRHAQAA
- the hutC gene encoding histidine utilization repressor, producing MNEAERYTAARPEAVPGDDVPARALPAYQQIKRYVVERIANGDWKPGGAIPTEAELVKEFGVARMTVSRALRELTAERVLTRIQGAGTFVERRHYESTVLEIRNIADEIAERGHRHSARVMTLESSDDPEAIEALGLRTGPVFHSRIVHCEEGEPIQFEDRYVNPALFPAYLEQDFTVETPNHYMVRLAPIQRAEFRIYAQKPDAQVRRHLVMEIGEPCLLLRRRTWVGGQVATSVQLWHPASRFHLAGRV
- a CDS encoding aromatic amino acid ammonia-lyase, with the protein product MTVFRSARPLDWRQIAAVAAGAPLALTDESRGRVVAARELVDAIVARGIRAYGVNTGVGALCDVIVSPAQQGTLSRNILMSHAVGVGAPLGAAETRAIIAAAINNYAHGHSGVRADIVDQLVALLEHDCLPEVPAHGSVGYLTHMAHVALVCIGHGHARHRGERVRGDEALRRIGREPLALGAKEGLSLVNGTPCVTGLAALALARAERLLDWADWIAATSFENLGGQLAAFDPASLALRISPGIGHVGARLRAMLADSAMLAAANGRHTQDPLSLRTIPHVHGAARDVLAVTAEVVDRELASVTDNPIVAGTRDAPTVHSQAHAVGAGIALAMDSLAAAMAQVAAIAERRLDRLVNPLVSGLPAFLAAPGGTCSGFMIAQYTAVALVAQNQRLAAPASLDGGITSGLQEDHLCHATPAALKALDIIENTTRVLAIELLAAAQAYDLQENEASRAAPTDALRRYVRERVPAYHDDRPLADDIASAAAIVAGVPPSLV
- a CDS encoding ABC transporter ATP-binding protein, whose product is MNTAAPVALSVRNIHKSFGDHHVLKGISLDAHEGDVISILGASGSGKSTFLRCLNLLETPDDGSVALAGEELKMKRARDGKLHPGDRRQVDRIRSQLGMVFQNFNLWSHMTVLDNLVEGPLRVQKRSRAEAVEEAEALLARVGLADKRGYYPAHLSGGQQQRVAIARALAMHPKVMLFDEPTSALDPELVGEVLRVMRSLAEEGRTMLVVTHEMGFARHVSNRVMFLHQGEVDADGTPGELFGGQCSERFRQFVSSHHDRAAN
- a CDS encoding ABC transporter permease, with product MSLDFDFLFDTLRQLLAAVPTTLGLFFASLVLGGLLSLVIVTMRVSPRWLPNRFARAYILVFRGSPLLIQMFLVYYGLGQFGVIRESFMWPLLREPYVCAVLSLALCTAGYTAEILRGGLMAVPVGQIEAGYSIGLSGFALLRRVIGPIALRQCLPAYSTEAVLLVKSTALASLVTVWEVTGVAQQIIQQTYRTTEVFVCAALIYLGLNFIVVRLLGALEWRLSGHLRAPKPSGAPAADARNARRVAS
- a CDS encoding ABC transporter permease, with the translated sequence MAILEMLGFGTEGWGGVLLLAALMTVALTLAALAVGAVIGAGIAAAKLSRYRSARLLGDLYTTVFRGVPELLVIYLFYFGGSTLVTAVGQWFGAEGFIGVPPFVIGALAVGMISGAYQAEVYRAAVLAVSKGELEAARSIGMPRSMVLRRILIPQVLRFALPGIGNVWQLSLKDSALISVTGLAELLRTSQIAANSTHQYFVFFVAGGALYLVMTGLSNRVFNRAEAIVGRSFRRNFARN